Proteins from one Ranitomeya variabilis isolate aRanVar5 chromosome 1, aRanVar5.hap1, whole genome shotgun sequence genomic window:
- the POLR3C gene encoding DNA-directed RNA polymerase III subunit RPC3: MTAVELRLSSLLLLEHYGEIVERVGTFLIRTGAQPLRVIVSATGTSTDQVRKALCVLLQHGLVTYQMHKRGFVEYATQCDCCLRILRFPRYIYTAKTLYGDTGELIVEELLLNGKMTLTAVVKKVADRLTDTMEDGKSMEYSDVMATFSKLADTHFVQRCPGLSDKGDTPSTGGRRPPAPTLVTNESEMYTVPKVTLIGRGKRRRSSDDDEGATQSKRPKREPVGETGQDDVIYWQINMVRFHQHFRDQAIISAVSNKMDQTSSEIVRTMLRMSEITTSSNAAFTQPLSSNEIFRDLPTGYNISKQVLDQYLTLLSDDPLQFVGRSGDSGGGTFVINLHKAVASLATSNLESIVQERFGSRCARIFRLLLRKRHLEQKQVEDFAMIPAKEAKDMLYKMLSVNLVTLQEIPKTPDHAPSRTFYLYAVKPLSVARMLLQRCYKTVANLIDRRQYETRENKRLLEKSQRIEAIITSMQATGAEESQLQEIEEMITAPERQQLDNLKRNVNKLDASEIQVDDTIFILESYINSTKAKIS, from the exons ATGACGGCGGTGGAGCTGCGGCTGAGCTCGCTGCTGCTGCTGGAGCACTATGGGGAAATCGTGGAGCGCGTGGGCACTTTCCTGATCCGGACGGGCGCTCAGCCGCTCAGAGTCATTGTCTCTGCGACCGGGACCTCCACCGATCAG GTGCGGAAAGCTCTGTGCGTCCTCCTCCAGCACGGCCTGGTCACCTACCAGATGCACAAGCGCGGCTTTGTGGAGTACGCCACCCAGTGTGACTGCTGCCTGCGCATCCTCCGCTTCCCCCGCTACATCTACACCGCCAAGACCCTGTACGGAGACACGGGCGAGCTCATCGTGGAGGAGTTGCTGCTGAACGGGAAGATGACGCTGACCGCCGTTGTGAAGAAAGTCGCTGACCGACTAACCGACACCATGGAAG ACGGAAAGAGCATGGAGTACAGCGACGTGATGGCGACCTTCAGTAAGCTGGCAGATACCCACTTCGTGCAACGCTGCCCGGGCCTCTCCGATAAGGGGGATACGCCCAGCACGGGAGGACGGCGGCCCCCAGCGCCCACTCTGGTCACCAATGAGAGCGAAATGTACACAGTGCCCAAAGTCACCCTGATTG GGAGAGGCAAGCGCCGCCGATCTtctgatgatgacgagggggcaACACAGAGCAAGAGGCCAAAGAGAGAACCTGTGGGAGAG ACCGGTCAGGATGATGTCATCTACTGGCAGATCAATATGGTTCGCTTTCACCAGCACTTCAGGGACCAGGCTATCATCAGCGCCGTGTCCAACAAGATGGACCAG ACCAGCAGCGAGATCGTTCGGACCATGCTTAGAATGAGTGAGATCACCACCTCCTCCAACGCCGCTTTCACACAGCCGCTGTCCTCCAATGAG ATTTTCAGAGATTTACCCACAGGATACAACATTTCCAAGCAGGTGTTGGACCAGTACCTGACGCTGCTCTCGGACGATCCG CTGCAGTTCGTGGGGCGGTCGGGGGACAGTGGCGGGGGGACCTTCGTAATCA ATTTACACAAAGCCGTCGCCTCCCTGGCCACATCCAACCTGGAATCCATCGTCCAAGAGAG GTTTGGCTCCCGCTGCGCCCGGATCTTCCGTCTCCTTCTACGTAAGAGGCACTTGGAGCAGAAACAGGTGGAGGACTTTGCAATGATCCCAGCAAAAGAGGCGAAGGACATGTTATACAAGATGTTATCAGTCAACCTGGTCACTCTGCAG GAAATTCCGAAAACTCCCGATCATGCACCATCTAGAACCTTCTACCTGTACGCAGTGAAACCTCTATCGGTGGCCAGAATGTTACTGCAGCGATGTTACAAG ACTGTGGCTAATCTGATCGATAGGCGACAGTATGAAACCAGGGAAAACAA GAGGCTGCTGGAGAAATCCCAGAGGATTGAGGCCATCATCACTTCCATGCAGGCCACCGGGGCCGAGGAGTCTCAGCTGCAGGAGATTGA